The Levilactobacillus namurensis genomic interval GCGATTAGCGACTCGTTATAAAAATAGTTATATTCGGCTGAACTCTCAAACCGGTCCCGGAAATACCGTTGGCCGGAAGCGTCGACTACCGTAGTCGGCCGTGGCTCCGCTTGGGCGCTGAAAGCCGCCAACCAAAACTGATCAATCTGAAAGTCTTCACTGGTGTACGCTGTCATCTCGTTGACCCCCAAACATCCTGACGCAATTCATTACGTGATAAGTATACCAATTAGTTTTGAAATGAAAAGGCTTAATTTTAAACTTAATTAGCGGCTAGAAATTGAAAGAAAATGAAAAGAGTTTCGGGAAACCACCCTTTGTCCGCACCATCGATGGCGATCAGAATTGCTACCATCCGTTTTCATAAATTAATTGGTTTTTCGTAAGCTTAGTCGGTCGTTTTGCCGAATTCCTTCTAATTTTAGTAAATTTTCATTTTAAGAAAGTTTTCAGGCTGGGCTTTCAGCCTCTCAGCGCAACAAAAAACCGCCAGGAATATCACAGTATCTCCTGACGGTTATGGTTTAATTGGTGGTCACGGGTTGATCCTGGTCGCTTAAGCGGTAGTCGCAAAACGCGGTGTAGTCTGCGGCGACTTGGTCCGCATAAGCGAAGGCAAAGTTGGCCAGCTGAGCGTCGAGGGTCTTTCCCCCGCCCCCAATGTAGCCGCGGATCATGGCCGCGGTTGGGCTCTGGGCGTGGGCGATGGCCAGTGTCCACGCGCAGGTCCGCGCGTAGGTCTGGAACTGGTCCCAATCCAGTTGGGTCAGGTCCACGGACTCTTTCATGTCGCGGAACTGACGCACGTAGAAGCTGCGTTGCTTCCCGCTGAAGTACCCCAGGAAGGAATCCGAGGCCGACTGCAGGATCTTTTGGGAATCCACGATTCGTTGCCCTTCTGTCTGTTCGAAGGCTGCGGTCAAGCGGGTACTGCGTTGACTTCCCCGCCGGCGAGTCGGCAAGGCTTCTTTGACCTGCAGCACTAGATGCGACCCATCGATAGCGGTCAGTAGGATCAAATAGCAACGTGACCCGAAGCTCCCCACGCCGACACTGTGGCGGACCACGTCGGTGATGTGGTACTGCGACAACAGCAAGTTCACATCCGGCCGCAGGGTGGCCCGGTAAGCGCCGAAGTAGGCACTCACGTTTTGGGTGAAGTCGTCACTCACGTGGGTGGTGCGCGGTGCGTTTTCCCGGAAACACAGGCCCCCACGCTGATCCAGGGTGGTGAACTTACGGACCACCTGTTCCGAATCGCGTTTGTTGGCGTGGTTAATGATGTTCATCAACAATTGGTAATTATCCTGATCCAAGGCACTGGCCTGAACCAGCTTCTCCACGTCGTTCAACGGGTAGAAGCGGTCCAGCGTGGTCTGGTCGAACATCTTCTTGATGCTCTTGCGGTAACTATTGGCGACCTCGGGCAAGCACTCCTTGAGCTTCTTTTCCTTGAACCCGTTCGCCCGACCGGCTAAGACCACGCTGACTAACAGGCGCTTGAGGTCCCACTCCCAAGGCGCAATGCCGGCTTCGTCAAAGTCATTCAGGTCGAACAACAAGCGCCGTTCGGGTGACGCGTAGAACCCGAAGTTCCCAATGTGCGCATCCCCGCAGGTAAACGTGAGGATCCCCGTGTTCAGCTGGGTATCCAAGTCCGCCTCCATCAGTTCGGCCGTCCCCCGGAAGAAGGCAAAGGGTGAAGCCCCCATCCGGCGGGTCCGTTCGGGTAATAGTTCGGGAATCAACATCCGCCGGACCTGGTCCATCATGGGCCGACTATCGCGTCCGGTGGGCTGGAACCGCCCCAGGTCCTCGAAGGAGACCTTTGCGCGGGCGGCTTTCCCCATTGCCCGCAATTCCGAGACCGTCTTATCGACCTGGACCCGTCCCGTACTGAATTTTGCTGGCGTCATGACGCCACCTCCTCGTGTTCGTTACCCCCTATTCTACTCCACGAAGGGTATCGTGACAGGGATAAATTCGCGTTTAGTGCTTAGTAGCTGACCGACTCCGTAATCCAAACGTCATCACCCAAGCAATGATAGAGATCAGAACTACTGTGCCAAATGCCAGACGGTACCCCAGCAATTGCTGCAAAACGGGTGAGGTAGCCTGCGACCATTGCGTACCTAGTGTTGAAATCGAGATCAGCAGTGCCGTTGCAATGGCGGCGGCTACCTGTCGGGCCATCGTGTTGATGGCATTACCATGGGCAATCTGACTCGTTTTCAAATCATTAATTCCCGCCGTAGCAACCTGCATGACCACTAAAGAAATCCCCGCCATCCAAATCGCATAAGTTATGGTGACCAATACAAGCGAAGTCTTCGGCGTAAAGCAAACAAACGGGACCGTTGCCAGGGTAAAGAGCGCAAAACCAGCAATTGCCAGCTTACGAATCCCAAAACGGTCAAATAACTTTCCTGCAATGGGATTCATAATTGCCATCATCAAGGCTCCGGGTAGCATCATGAGTCCAGAAGTCAACGCGGACACTCGGAAAACGCTTTGAAGGTACAATGGTACCAATAGTTGCATTCCAAGTAACGACATATTACTTAAACTACTAAGCCACGTGGTCCGCGTAAAGATTTTCGACTGGAAGACCCGGACGTCCAACAGCGGAGCGGCCATCTTAAGCTGACGTTTCACCAACCCATAAACACCCAGAATTCCAACTAATCAGGCCGTCAAACTCACGCCCAACTGTTGATCACTCAGTGTTGAAAAGCCATACAAGATACCACCGAAACCAACTGTTGAATAGAGGACCGACCGAACATCCAACTTGGGGGAAGTTGTCACAATCAGCTTACGCATCCCCAAAGCCGCCAAGACGATGACTATGACCGTGACGGGAATCAAGATGCCGAACAGGTCACGCCACGACGCATGATCAACGATCCAACCAGATAAAGTTGGTCTAATTGCGGGTGCCAATCCCACTACGATTCCTGTCAGTCCCATAGCCATACCTCGTTGATTGGCCGGAAAGATCATGACCATAATGTTTTGCATAAAGGGCATGATAATACCCACACTAATGGCCTGAATGATCCGTCCCACTAATAGTAAGCTGAAGTTGGGCGCCAGGTAGGCCAAGACCGTCCCCACCAAGAAGATGCCTAAAGCACTTAGATAGAGCGCCTTCGAGCTAAACTTATACAGCAGTAAAGCTGAGATGGGCACCATAATCCCAATCGCTAGCAGGTAGCCCGTAGATAGCCACTGAACCGTTGACATACCAACATGGAGGCTACGACTAATCGTCGGTAATCCATTATTTAACAGAGTTTCTGTCAATACCGTCATAAATCCACCCAATAATACAGATAAAATTAAAAACCACCGATGATACGGCTTTCCGTTAACATCAATTCCTAATTTCGTTGTCATTTAATCGCCTTCTCTTTCAATTCTGCATTTACGTTACCGGCAACATAAAAGTTAACACATTTTTACGTTGCCGGCAACTTATATTCTCAAAAAGACGATTGCCTTTTGGGGAGTGACTGCCTATAATTAAGTGGTCGACAACCTAACATGCACCTTAAGGGGGTAACCTTGTGTCCATTGAAGAAAAGTTTCCATTAGAATCCGCCATTATCAACCTCGTTCTCAGTCATCGCTCCATCACGACTAAGCGAATACGTGCGCTCGGTCTATACCCAGGACAGGACGTTATCTTGCTTGAATTGTTAGACCACGATGATTGTCTCCAAAATGATCTGGTCAACGCCCTAGGGATTGATCACTCGACGGTCACCAAATCCGTCTCTCGTCTTCAACGCAATGCGATTGTCACCACCCATAAATCAACGGTCGATCGCCGGGCAACGCTGGTCTCTCTTACATCCAAGGGTCGTCATCTTGCCCAACAAGTCAGCGAAATTTGGACTTCAGTTGAACAATTAGGCTTCCAGACATTGACCCCCGCAGAACAAACCAGTTATCTGCAACTTATGCACCACATCACCGCCACCTTTAATCAAGCGGACCAGGCTCCAGCTGACTCCGCGCCTAAATCTTAACCTCAAAAAGCATCCAAGCAGACTCGTTTTTCATCAAAACGAATTCTTCCTGGATGCTTTTTCTTGATCACTTATACGCCTATTTTTTTCTATCTTAAATCATTCCGCACTCAACGCCTCAATTGGATTCAACCGAGCGGCGTGGCGCGCCGGCCAAATTGCCGCCAGTAACGAAATAATAATGGCCAGGCCAAAAATTAGCGCAACATTTCCGCCACTAATTTGGACAAACTTGTAACTGGCTAGGCCAAGTAATAGGTGATTGGCCACCGCTCCCAGGCCAAACGCTAATCCGGTGGCCACGACCGCACTCAGCAATCCAATCACTAACGATTCACTTAGAAACAATAGTCGGATGTCATGACGACTTTCACCTAAAGCCCGTAAAATTCCAATCTCCTTAGTTCGCGCACTAACTGCCATATACATCGTAACAATGATCATCATGGCCGAAACAAGCAACGAAATTGCCGCAATTACCGAAAGTAAAGATGAAGCCAGATGGACATACGTCTGTAACGTCGTAATCATGCTAGCAATCGAAGTTGTCGTAAAGACCTTCTTTCGTTGCACTTGTAACGCCTTGATCTTATTTTGGACAGCCTTTACATTCGTCATCTGATCGACCTTAACCGTCAGACTCGTTGGTTTAGTTGTCATACCGGCAGTTTTCAATCCCGCAATCAATGTCTGAGTATTCACGCCAGTTACTGCAGCCTGAGTAGTACTTTTACCAATTCCCGCGACCTTTACCCGAATTTTCATGGTTTTCTTCTGCTGATGTTCCGTAGTCGTGTAAGTCAACCGTACCTTCTTGCCAACTAATTGCCGCCAGTTTTTCTTTTGCAATTTTTTGGCCACTGCCGTTTCATCTAAGACAATTTCACCTTGCTTCGGTGTATGGCCCACCTTAACCGACGACGCCGTTGACGCATCTGTCCAATTACCGAGTGAAGCGATAGTTGTTTGGTGTCGCCCATAGTTGACCTTAACATTAGAGAGTGTATAGGTAGGTTGAACCCGCTGAACATGGTCCATTCGAGCAACTCGCGCTTGTTCGGCCGTCGTAATAGTTGGCTTCGTCGTCGACATGGATGCTAAAACCGTGGCCATCGGATTGGAACTACCACCAGGCAATTGGGTTGTCGTTTTTTGCTTCTTAGAGACCGTGACGACCCGTGGATTGGCAACGTCCGTAATCTGTTTATTAATGTATCCACCAATACCATTACCTAATCCAGAGAAAAGAATCACCGCGAATAATCCGATTGCTGTACCAATTGTAATCAAACTACTCGTTTTCCAAGAATATCGCAGATGTTTAAGTGCATTCTTAACGTTAGCCCAGAATGGTAGTTTACGTGACTTAGGTTGCGATGCAACGGTCGCTTGATAAGCCGGTCGCACTTGCGTATCCCGGTCAATTTGGCCATCTGCCAGGTGAACAATCCGAGTTCCCGCATCCGCTACGGCTTGCGAATGGGTCACCGCAATAACCAACTTTCCCTCAGCCGCAATCTCATCCAAAATCTTCAATACCGCCGCCGTATTCTCTGAGTCCAAAGCCCCAGTTGGTTCATCGGCAATGATGACCTGTGGATCACTGGCTAATGCTCGTGCAATCGCCACCCGCTGTTTCTGACCACCTGAGAGTTGACTAGGATACTTATGTCCTTGTTGTGCCAATCCCACTCGCGCCAGTAATTGTTGTGCGCGTTCTCGCCTGTCCGCCTTAGACAACGTGCTCATGTCTAAGGGGACCAAAACATTGTCTAATACCGTTAAATGACTGATTAAATTATATGATTGATAGATGTACCCCACAGTGTCTCGCCGATACCGGTTCATGGCCGCCTCATCATGATGATCCATTGGCTGGCCTTGCAAGGTCACTTGTCCTGTAAAGTTACGATCTAATCCACCAATAATGTTCATCAATGTCGATTTACCACCACCTGATTCGCCTAGTATCGAAACAAATTCTCCCAGTTCAAAGTCCAATGTAACGCCCTTGATTACCGGAAACTCTTGCTTCTCTAGATAGTATGATTTGTGAATATCAGTTAGACTTAAAAAACTCATTTACTGGCACTTCCTTTATTTATCGTGACATTTATCGTACAACGTGTTTAAATAATAACGAAGCGTACAACTGCATGCAATCCACAATTCAACCAAATTTGGGATGAATACAACAGTTCACCGCTAAAGTGTTGTTTTTATGTCAGGAGGACCTCAAATGGCTGGTATTAAAAATAATCGTCGTACCCAATACACAATCCACGTGATTGAAGAATCTTTAATCGCACTACTACAACATCACCCATTGGAAAAAATTACAGTCACCGCAATCTGTGAAGCTGCGGACGTGAACCGCGGAACTTTCTACCGTTACTTTCAAGACCCCTTCGACTGTTTTAATCAA includes:
- a CDS encoding MFS transporter; this translates as MKRQLKMAAPLLDVRVFQSKIFTRTTWLSSLSNMSLLGMQLLVPLYLQSVFRVSALTSGLMMLPGALMMAIMNPIAGKLFDRFGIRKLAIAGFALFTLATVPFVCFTPKTSLVLVTITYAIWMAGISLVVMQVATAGINDLKTSQIAHGNAINTMARQVAAAIATALLISISTLGTQWSQATSPVLQQLLGYRLAFGTVVLISIIAWVMTFGLRSRSATKH
- a CDS encoding MFS transporter → MTTKLGIDVNGKPYHRWFLILSVLLGGFMTVLTETLLNNGLPTISRSLHVGMSTVQWLSTGYLLAIGIMVPISALLLYKFSSKALYLSALGIFLVGTVLAYLAPNFSLLLVGRIIQAISVGIIMPFMQNIMVMIFPANQRGMAMGLTGIVVGLAPAIRPTLSGWIVDHASWRDLFGILIPVTVIVIVLAALGMRKLIVTTSPKLDVRSVLYSTVGFGGILYGFSTLSDQQLGVSLTA
- a CDS encoding ATP-binding cassette domain-containing protein: MSFLSLTDIHKSYYLEKQEFPVIKGVTLDFELGEFVSILGESGGGKSTLMNIIGGLDRNFTGQVTLQGQPMDHHDEAAMNRYRRDTVGYIYQSYNLISHLTVLDNVLVPLDMSTLSKADRRERAQQLLARVGLAQQGHKYPSQLSGGQKQRVAIARALASDPQVIIADEPTGALDSENTAAVLKILDEIAAEGKLVIAVTHSQAVADAGTRIVHLADGQIDRDTQVRPAYQATVASQPKSRKLPFWANVKNALKHLRYSWKTSSLITIGTAIGLFAVILFSGLGNGIGGYINKQITDVANPRVVTVSKKQKTTTQLPGGSSNPMATVLASMSTTKPTITTAEQARVARMDHVQRVQPTYTLSNVKVNYGRHQTTIASLGNWTDASTASSVKVGHTPKQGEIVLDETAVAKKLQKKNWRQLVGKKVRLTYTTTEHQQKKTMKIRVKVAGIGKSTTQAAVTGVNTQTLIAGLKTAGMTTKPTSLTVKVDQMTNVKAVQNKIKALQVQRKKVFTTTSIASMITTLQTYVHLASSLLSVIAAISLLVSAMMIIVTMYMAVSARTKEIGILRALGESRHDIRLLFLSESLVIGLLSAVVATGLAFGLGAVANHLLLGLASYKFVQISGGNVALIFGLAIIISLLAAIWPARHAARLNPIEALSAE
- a CDS encoding MarR family winged helix-turn-helix transcriptional regulator, coding for MSIEEKFPLESAIINLVLSHRSITTKRIRALGLYPGQDVILLELLDHDDCLQNDLVNALGIDHSTVTKSVSRLQRNAIVTTHKSTVDRRATLVSLTSKGRHLAQQVSEIWTSVEQLGFQTLTPAEQTSYLQLMHHITATFNQADQAPADSAPKS
- a CDS encoding DUF2252 domain-containing protein, whose amino-acid sequence is MTPAKFSTGRVQVDKTVSELRAMGKAARAKVSFEDLGRFQPTGRDSRPMMDQVRRMLIPELLPERTRRMGASPFAFFRGTAELMEADLDTQLNTGILTFTCGDAHIGNFGFYASPERRLLFDLNDFDEAGIAPWEWDLKRLLVSVVLAGRANGFKEKKLKECLPEVANSYRKSIKKMFDQTTLDRFYPLNDVEKLVQASALDQDNYQLLMNIINHANKRDSEQVVRKFTTLDQRGGLCFRENAPRTTHVSDDFTQNVSAYFGAYRATLRPDVNLLLSQYHITDVVRHSVGVGSFGSRCYLILLTAIDGSHLVLQVKEALPTRRRGSQRSTRLTAAFEQTEGQRIVDSQKILQSASDSFLGYFSGKQRSFYVRQFRDMKESVDLTQLDWDQFQTYARTCAWTLAIAHAQSPTAAMIRGYIGGGGKTLDAQLANFAFAYADQVAADYTAFCDYRLSDQDQPVTTN